The genomic interval GCTCCTGAACACCCTTCAAGGCACCACCAGCAGCTGGCTTTGGTAAAAAAACATCAGCAGATTTATTGATTTATGCATTTCCTTTTTAACTCACAAGCAGAGCATCGCATTACATCTTCAATCTTATGTTAACAtcaattaaaaacatttaaaaccctggaggggggaaaaaaaaaatcccccaaaaatattcacaaataCAGAGTCAGAGCCAGGGATCAGACAGGAAGTGCTGTTTTTATGAGGTTTTGCAGTGCCAGCCTTCACCCCCTCACAAAATCAGGGCTCCACAGTCCCCGAGGAGCCCTGGCTCTACCTCTTGGTGTTGATCCAGTGGTACCTGTCCACCCGGGGGCCAGCGAAGGTGGCCGTGGGTCTGTAGCTCCTGTAGCCCCTGTGCTGGCCAAGGTGGGAGCCCTCGGCCACGTGGGGCTTCCTGTGCAGGTACTGCCACCAGGGAGCCGGGCAGAAGTCGCCAAACTGGGCggcaaaaaatggggaaaagcaaGGTTAAagtgtgctggggaaggagggggagcAGCCAGGACACCCCAGACCCACCCTGCGCCTTCCTGAGGAAGCTGGGCCATCATTGCTGTCTGCTCCCAAAGCTCATCCCACCCCAGAGCATCAACGAGGCTGGGAAAACCCTCCAAGGAcaagcccagctgtgcccaagtGCCACAAATTGTAAACCCTTCCAGGTGACACCATCAGGGCTGGTCCCCATGGAACAATTCAATTCTTCAAACAGCTCATACACCGCTTATCCCGAAGTTCATCCCACCCACAGCACCACTGAGGCTGGGAAAGCCTTCCAAGGACAAGCTCAGCTGTCCCCTAAgctgtgtccccaagtgccacatccttTAAGCACATCCTCCAGGTGACACCATCAGGGCTGGTCATCAccccatggaaaaaattccaTGCTTCAAACAGTTCATACACTGCTCGTCCCACCCACAGCACCACTGAGGCTGGGAAAGCCTTCCAAGGACAAGCTCAGCTGTCCCCTAAgctgtgtccccaagtgccacatcctttaaacccctccagggatggtgactccatcagGACTGGTCACCACCCCAGGGAACAATTCAATTCTTCAAACAGTTAATACACATGGAGTGGTATAATGAGAATTAATTAGAAAGAAATAGGGCCACAACTCCTAAACTTTGTTTCACAAAGCATGGACAAGGGCAACACTTAAAGCCAACTTttatgggacagggacaccacctgccagggctggaaaacccttccagggatgaaATCacacctgaacctcccctggagcagcccagggctgtttgctcccatcctgtccctgggAGAAGAGCTGACCCCACCTGCCAGAGCCCctctggagggatttgggggtgagGAGCTCCCGCAGAGCCCCGGCTCACCTGGTAGATGCTGTTGGGGTTGCTGACGGTGGGGatggctctgggctccctgctgaaGCTCTCCTCATccgaggagctgctggagtgatagtccagggctgccctgcccacGGCCAGGCTGATCTGCTGGGGCAGCTCGGGGCTCTCCTCCCCACCAAAGTGCGCCACGGTGAAGGGCCGGCTCCTCTCGCCGTACCTGCAAGGGCTCACCTGAGCAAGCTGGCACTGACGAAGGCATTGCTGAAAAATCCCTTGgccaggattttcctcctgggaggctgagaagcctcagagcaAAAacaattatctgattgcttctcctgtgttttgctgctttggaatgcgTTTGAAGATTGTTTCATTAGTTTTTACTGCGAGTTGTTTTAACTCAATGGCCAaccagtgccaggctgtgtcAAGACTAGAGAGAGTCATTTGTTAtcatctttttagcattctgtaagtatcctctgttctttagtatagtttagtatttaatataatttaatatataacatgtattcatatatatttttatatactatatatatttaatagatacctatatattatatagaacacgtattatataatacatacaaTATATGAAGTAtatattaaatacatatttatacatatatattatatacacaTAGATATGTAGATATTATATACACATAGATATTATATAcacatagatattatatataatataatttattaaatatataatatatatttaataaataatatatcaTCTAATATGTGTGctatactatatattatatattatatatatagtatattatataatttatgcatttttatatttatattattataaatacataaaaatgttttgtagttctatatctatatattatataatttaatatatgcTATATTACATTATAGTATAGCATGCTACATGCTGTACactatagtatattatagtatacTATATATAGcatatagtatattatatatattatagtgTACTGTAACTTCATAGAGTATGCTATATTAGAGTATAATCCAGTattataaaataacaaattagcTTTCTGAGAACACCAAGTCAGGCTCATCATTCCCCACAACCCCAGCACCAAGGCACGCCCTGGAGCTCACCTGCAGCACACCTGGAAGGGATCCACCCACAGCGTCATCTCCtcgggcagccccagcagctcgAAGGCCACGTCGCTCTGCACGCACGCCTGCTCCAGCAGCGGCTCCCGAGCCCGCTGCCTGTTGATCCTGAtgcacctggggacagcacaggtggcactggggacgCCGCTGCCGCCCTGCGGGGTCTGATCACGCAGAGCGCGCCCAAAAGCTCAATAAGTTGTCCCAGCACTTTTAACTTGTTGATGCAGGCTCTCACTCGGAGCCCCAAACAGAAATTCAGCCTCACAAGCTGATTCATCAGCTCAAACAGGGTTTGATTTTAGTTCTCATCAATGAGGCAAGTCCCTGCTTTGagtgtttaaaacaaaaccGTCCCAAAAGTCACTGTCAGACCACCTGAATTCTGCATCCTAGGAGTCAGGGGCTACTTGAGGCGGAAGTCTTAAGTGTCTCAATTCTCTAATCCCACATCTAGAGGTAAAAAACCCATTTCCACCTCAGTTCTCTGATCCTGCATTTAcgggttaaaaaaaaaaaaaaaaattccacctCAGTTTTCCACCTCTAATCGCACATTCACaggtaaaaaatatttccaccTCAGTTTTCTAATCACATGCTtacaggtaaaaataaaaattccaccTCAACTCTCTAATCCCACGTTTACAGGTAAAATAAAAGATTTCCACCTCAGTTTTCCACCTCTAATCACACATTtacaggttaaaaaaaaccaaagtaattttcaccaattcattaatttttccttcaagCTTAAGGGGTATCCTGGTGGTTCCCTCTGcattatttatttcactttgAGGCCTCTTGGATGCCAACCTGAGCCCCTCTCACCTGAAGGCCTGGCCTCGGGAGGGGTTGTCCAGGTACCAGTGATTTTTGTACTTCTCAAACAGCAGCGTGGTCAGCTTGGCTGCAAACTTCTCCATTTTGTGCTTGCTCAGCCTGTCCTCCCTCTTCACCAGCTTGGTGATGAAGAAAACCGTGGCAGCAATTTCATCTTTCATCTTCAATTGGAGcacaggaggtgctggagcagggatggaacagagcagcagagatttaATAACATTAAGGCACAATCAGCTTCCAAAAACTGATGCTGCAAAATCCACACAAGCCAGGAGAGAAAAGCCTGACTGCCAAACAGAGATTTAAATTTAGTTTGGGATATTAAAATCGCTCTAATGCATTACTAGAAGGTACCTACACTAAGCAAGTTAAGAGAGAATAGAGAAAAAGAGTTTAAGACATAAAAGTTCTTATTTGTCATATATATCACAAGCAGTAGACTTTACTAAAGAGAgcttttaatgtaaaaaaaaacaccaaaaatatCACCTTTTCACAGCAGAGACAGTAAAAACTTGAGATAACCTTCGCAAACAGCTTGAAGAGgcacaaaaaaatccagataaAAGCGCCCAGGGCCCTGGCTCAGCCACACAGGAGCAACCCCAACAGCCAAAGTTtccctccccctttccctggcagggctgggtcagGTTTTTATGGAACAGGAATCATGTGGAGCTGAGGGCTGGAAGAGCCTTCAggtgtgcaggagctgcaggtgttgGATTAATTACCAGCCTGTTCCAAAGGTATCCCCAAATCTCTTTGCCTTCATTCCTGCATCAGCTCCTTCTCTGAGCTGACAAAATTGTGTGCAGGGAAATGTCAAAGAGCAAGGTTTGCCACTTTAAAATGATGGGTGATgcacataattttaatttttaagttctTCTCAGTACATTTAATCCACTCTGGGTTTCCTAGACAATCCCAGACTCACAGATTGGGATTCCTCCAGGGATGATTTTGTCGTTCTGGCCAAGTCAGAATATTAAGTCTGATTTCTTTGATTTCACATCACTTTTCCTCCATATCAGATTTTAACCTATTAAAAGCCATGACCTCTTCCTCTCACCTTtgatttccttttattcttgAGCTACCCAagctaaagcagcagcagccatggtGGGGAGCACAGAATTTCCTCATCACTCCTCACCCTGCCCCATTTCAGCCCTAGGAATTCCTGAACCAAAACTGGCACAGCCATGAAAGAGCAGCCAACAAACTCTCCTCCCACTCATCCCCAGCTGCATCCAAGCAGGAATTCCTCTCATCCCAGCAGATTTAGCAAAACCCAGCATGGACAGCCAAGTGTTCTGACTGAGAGGAGGCAGGAGATAAATGAGGAGATGTTTGTGCCTTTTGGAACATGATGCTGTTTTGATTCTTGTTAGGAACGGggagaaaaagccaaaccaCTAAAAACCAGTGCCTGGATATCCATGGGACTGATCCAGAGCTGAAATCAGGAAAATGTGCCCAAAGGCTTGAGTGGGGCTGAAACGGGCCCCCAGCCGGGCAGGAGCATTCTCAGCCAGATTAAATGAGCTGTCCCTGGGTCAGCAGGCAAGCCCAGGCTTGAggcaggcagggccagagccaggCACAGTTTCTGTAGTAACTGCAGCCCAAACCCAGAGCAAACACTGCTCCCCCAAGCACACCCTGGCTGGAGCCACCCTCCAGGactttttttgcagttttcctgctttaaaggattaaaaaaaaaaaatgggaataaagaAGCCAAGTGCAATCTCCCCTCTGCACGGCgtttgatttttttgggtgATGGAAGGCAGGCAGATCCTCCAGGTAAGCAGCTGCAGTTTGTAGATATTGATATAAAAATCAAGAAGGCTGAGTGATTTCCAGGG from Ammospiza nelsoni isolate bAmmNel1 chromosome 24, bAmmNel1.pri, whole genome shotgun sequence carries:
- the BTG4 gene encoding protein BTG4, encoding MKDEIAATVFFITKLVKREDRLSKHKMEKFAAKLTTLLFEKYKNHWYLDNPSRGQAFRCIRINRQRAREPLLEQACVQSDVAFELLGLPEEMTLWVDPFQVCCRYGERSRPFTVAHFGGEESPELPQQISLAVGRAALDYHSSSSSDEESFSREPRAIPTVSNPNSIYQFGDFCPAPWWQYLHRKPHVAEGSHLGQHRGYRSYRPTATFAGPRVDRYHWINTKR